One window of the Chitinophaga niabensis genome contains the following:
- a CDS encoding LamG-like jellyroll fold domain-containing protein has translation MKNIYISSLGYKIIVPVFLFILTNLPATAQTVTSYSFSASNGTFTALTTPSTTTWSGSTDDAVSALIPIGFDFWYMGVHYTSVAASTNGWLSLGTVQTNDVYTNSLSSGGAPRPVIAPLWDDLDVVAFSNVTYKTTGAAGSRIFTVQYLNIKWNYQASGAVCSFQVKLHESTGRIEFVYRSDAGSANSPSGSIGITATGTGSGNFLSVNNTGNSASSTSEANITTKRTTGRTYAFTPPVPAAPGSLTFTDVTNSTMTLHWNDLSSNERGFVIYRSTDGVNYTFAAQTAANATNSAQTALSANTIYYWKVYAITEGGLSSALSGSNATSCSTPAAPSVTSPVAYCQNAVAVPLSATGTNLLWSTGTTVSGSAGGTSTLPTLTYVDGVYTDNNKKTHFTTTVSNVTITSVDCYIPPYQSVNGLVLALYNSTGTVIATSSTTLTQTASGASITKTSLFNYNIVTPGNYSIGVLSGSGVIGSDDPVFPITEPTGTINVTGVSSAGSRCFNNIQFIANAGSPTAPTPSTLKKGSTHYEVTQTVNGCVSLPATITVNVTSPGISQIPETNLISKYTFTGDANDHATNNTGTLQNAPSQTTDRFGNANRAYAFNGTSQYMSTTNAYTNPNNFTISVWFKTATTTGGKIIGFGRERIGSSGQYDRHIYMNNAGQIYFGTYGSGVTVVSSAQAYNDNKWHLATATLSATTGMILYIDGTQVGANVSVTTGEDYTGYWKLGFDNLNGWTSQPSSFYFNGSLDDVLIYNRALNSTEVAILYTSPDGAGNNGPACVGSPVSLSATTLGGATYSWSGPNGFTSSQQNPSFTYSIAGSGVYTLTVTASGCTAMAYTNVATSGSSGQWTGNVSTDWADAANWCTGTVPTAATDVIIAAGATRMPSVTSSIACNNLTVNAGATLTISAAGTLNIAGALANSGTFTNGGTVNFNGTSGQQTFSGVSSFYNLTLSNSAGLLLPGPISVSNHLTISSGTLSANGFNFTVGGNWINDAGISGLSATGTLTLNGTAAQTIGGAFATTFNNLTIANTAGVTLNTNISIKNNLSVSSGILDLGVYTANRLTEGGVLTVSNNATLKIGGTNTYPANYTINTLVVASTVSYAGTNQAIANQNYGNLTLSSSGGAAVKTFPATALSIIGNLTSVLDAGTSVTFTAASNVSVNGNVSIGASTVFNGGSYSHSIGGAWLNNGTFNGNTSTVTFTGAGKTVDGSGVQNFNNLTVAASMVTFSAGTITLSGNLATTGAGTFSQASGGTIVMTGGGSTITGEGISPDNLTISGTVSSSASLTITGNLSISGSFTGNAGTVILSGVSKTISGTGVKNFGLLTVPGSIVTDTDFSISSGIVINGSLSATAGTATFTGTSTFSGTANLYNATVNGTSLKLSANSVLGIANVLNITSGILDVTSSANNTVNFNGSGAQYINAITYENLVLSNGNSKTAVGNITVNKDITIESGTTFVPGGFTHSIYKDWINNGSFTAGTSTIQFLGPASSHIRGNTTFNILTINNSTSAIEAILESNITAAVVNMTMGKIFTDTHTLTITDTRNGSGRIRGNIQRTHSFTTGVPYAFGGQYNTVTFSSVSGVTSITVSITDTHIDDFPFGSAINQQYTVVVPSGTYNATLSLDYEETQLNGNDEAAMALWRYNGASWSSVGKTANSTTSNYVELSGITNITGRWTLSGAANLIQWNGSVSTDWNNAANWTALEGAPSAPPSASDIVNLGTASFNFQPTISTGANAKNIHFGSAQQVTLTIATGGSLTVSGNVDGTWSAPVVHTIDVNDETFTVNGDLNLSDGVNDHSIDLNVAAGTISVLGSLTESGNAGITCSGTGTLSIFKDFNHTGGIFSPGNGTVLYNGNENQDVAHLTYNHLTINKAGGIAAIRDSMDVQGNVLIMAGNLDNMDVATIAGNVTISPGALVQNTGTLHIGGNWLNSGTYSGQGSTIIFDGTGTQTISASTFNNLIVNKPVGSIARLTDSIIINGNITVTSGTFDIQVFACNRSTPGGAATLGGAGTIIIGAENAPGNFTDYVLDDSSTVIFAGIAAQTLLLPNVSFGHLIMRNGGVKTLASPVTVKGSLTIESGAVFDGGANTITLYGNWVDNGTFIPSASTVLCNGTSKNIQGNTTFNQLTVFGSYTIINDVTFNGLLNITSTGSLSGGPTIHTVLHGDLINSGTLYTLGTTTYSGNTVQTLSLINAVSTVALRVNFNGTVPPVLNSTSPPQFGYLNINNTGGINPSVNWVVLYSLVVGPGASFNGGVTTHSMLGAVTNNGKITSTGTLNFIPGTAATVNLGNDFSSTGTVVFGGAGAMTLAGVPDSFHNVIISNTNPAGITPSSAWKMKNNLTVNTGAILNAGNYVHTLGGNLTAPGVINSGTSGFTLNGTGLQEINTISAFNDLTINKTAGSTIQLSNVTVNGVLNFVAGNIATNNNLLIQPASGTITNAGQNSGWVFGRLRKHIGTGATEATFAVGDSLNYTPVSVVFSSVTTAGDLTVSTTSGDHPAIDNSTINAAKSVNRFWTLSNSGIVFTSYNVTFNYVEGDRDAGVTTNALIAGRYNDGSWTYPEIGLVTPTSTEAVGLAAFFDFQIGQLNNYVKTWDGGAGTNNWGDAANWNIDGVPTATDNVELTGAYTININVAATTNNLLLNNANLVLTTTPGNSLTVSGNFTLTDGTFNTAAAFPAISGTIDLSGGTVGFTGSGTQTIPAHNYNNLTSTSTGGRVLTASGSIGIAGAFTPGSNSYTTTGSTIDFNGNGMQTVAVFNYQNLVLSNAGEKFMSVGSTGIAGTLSITGAATINATANSSTISYNGSADQSVLNIPYYNLNAANTGGVVKLLDATINNDLSITAGTVSLGDNAVPKTITVGRNITVAGGAMLNVASTSDATHLLTVGGDVLNNGTLNLRSDANSLCNVTFNKNGNQSVSGAGAITSFNLVNINLGDNNVNYLDVAATNFSAPSGFLTLNNGSFNLNSDGVSITPFNTDITTGSFLIPATAGLWVNAGTINAANMNWTIAGLVKVTGGIMNIGSVADNVAIPKSTAIFNLSGGVLNLASRISNPGATWSMLMKGGTLNVNTLGSTTAGIAPFNMDAAGCIFDVSGGTISIQRAGGSTGQHLAYNNLSAAGPGFTDGTLQIGNASTPSGQTMIITSTNPVYNLQVNSSNVTALLQGTDLAVSNDVMVTAGTLDINGQTLQIGGDISNNGTFVANDGRIVMNGQEAQTIPAAAFTGNEIEDLTINNIEGVTLAGPLQLTGILLASNGQLHAGGNLTLVSTAAQTALIDGRGAGDVLGNVTMQRYLASGFGYKYFSSPFQAATVSEFSDDLDLGASFPTFYRYDENLVSSGWVNYVNASGVLNPGEGYAANFGTSSSPKTVDVTGVVNNNTISTTLYNHNRIYTLGFNLVGNPYPSPIDWNASSGWSRPGIDDAVYYFDNGTTDQYTGTYSSYINGISSNGIAGNVIAAMQGFFVHVSDGAFPVQATLSINNNARINNLLPDFHRPMPLTAPLLRISAGFADEGNAVDHAVVYFDADAKPVFDQEMDALKLMNTDVRVPSLYMRGTDTAKLSISAWPNVQDSTIIPLGLKIERTGWITFNTVTMERIPAGQYVYLYDVKTGIKQDLQKIPKYRLMLEAGKYENRFFLVFRTKEDVPPATPVTGTFNTYTMGGNLYADISDMQDEKCDVVITNMLGQIILRKRIFGNGRHNLGSQFTNGIFIVSFYTKQQMVSKKVFISH, from the coding sequence ATGAAAAACATTTACATATCCTCCTTGGGGTATAAGATTATAGTACCTGTTTTCCTATTCATCTTAACCAACCTGCCTGCAACTGCGCAAACAGTTACCAGTTATTCTTTCAGTGCATCGAACGGTACATTTACTGCTTTAACCACTCCCAGTACTACTACCTGGTCCGGATCAACGGATGATGCCGTATCTGCACTTATACCTATAGGATTTGATTTCTGGTATATGGGTGTTCATTATACCTCTGTAGCAGCCAGTACAAACGGCTGGCTATCTCTCGGTACTGTTCAGACGAATGATGTCTATACCAATAGTTTAAGTTCGGGAGGCGCTCCAAGGCCTGTGATCGCTCCTTTGTGGGATGACCTGGATGTAGTTGCGTTTTCAAATGTTACCTATAAAACAACCGGTGCTGCAGGGAGCCGCATTTTTACCGTGCAATATCTGAATATCAAATGGAATTACCAGGCTTCAGGTGCCGTTTGTTCTTTCCAGGTAAAGCTTCATGAAAGTACCGGTAGAATAGAATTTGTATATAGATCAGATGCAGGTTCCGCTAACAGCCCTTCCGGATCCATTGGTATTACCGCTACCGGAACGGGGTCCGGTAATTTTCTATCTGTTAATAATACAGGGAATAGCGCCAGTTCAACTTCGGAGGCAAATATAACTACCAAACGCACCACGGGAAGAACTTATGCCTTTACCCCGCCGGTTCCGGCAGCTCCTGGTAGCCTTACATTTACTGATGTGACCAATAGCACTATGACGCTGCATTGGAATGATCTGTCCTCTAATGAAAGAGGCTTTGTTATTTACAGATCAACTGATGGTGTAAATTATACTTTTGCAGCACAAACAGCAGCCAATGCTACCAACTCTGCTCAAACCGCATTATCAGCAAACACTATCTATTACTGGAAAGTATATGCTATTACCGAAGGAGGATTAAGTAGTGCCTTAAGTGGCAGCAATGCTACCTCCTGCTCAACACCCGCCGCGCCCTCCGTTACAAGTCCTGTTGCGTATTGCCAGAATGCTGTTGCTGTGCCATTATCTGCTACAGGAACAAATCTTTTATGGAGCACAGGCACTACCGTATCCGGATCTGCCGGAGGTACCAGTACGTTACCTACTCTTACTTATGTGGATGGCGTATATACCGATAATAATAAAAAGACCCATTTCACAACCACCGTATCTAATGTTACGATCACTTCTGTTGATTGCTATATTCCTCCTTATCAGTCTGTGAATGGCCTTGTTTTGGCGCTTTATAACAGTACAGGTACTGTTATCGCCACTTCCTCCACTACGCTTACTCAAACGGCGAGCGGTGCATCTATTACTAAAACCAGCCTGTTTAATTATAATATCGTAACTCCTGGAAATTATAGTATTGGTGTCTTATCCGGATCAGGCGTTATAGGAAGTGATGACCCGGTATTTCCTATAACGGAGCCCACGGGAACGATCAATGTTACCGGCGTTTCATCAGCAGGGAGCAGATGTTTTAATAATATCCAGTTTATCGCCAATGCCGGTTCTCCTACCGCGCCAACGCCCTCAACACTTAAAAAGGGTTCCACCCATTATGAGGTCACGCAAACCGTTAACGGTTGTGTGAGCCTGCCGGCTACCATCACTGTTAACGTAACTTCTCCCGGCATATCCCAGATACCGGAAACCAACCTTATATCTAAGTATACTTTCACCGGTGATGCAAATGACCATGCTACCAATAACACCGGTACATTGCAGAATGCACCGTCACAGACAACTGACCGGTTCGGCAACGCTAACCGGGCCTATGCATTTAACGGCACTTCTCAATACATGTCAACAACGAATGCATATACAAATCCCAACAATTTCACCATATCCGTCTGGTTTAAAACTGCGACTACCACAGGTGGTAAAATAATCGGTTTCGGAAGAGAACGTATTGGTTCAAGCGGGCAGTATGACCGTCATATTTATATGAACAACGCCGGTCAGATCTATTTCGGTACATATGGATCAGGCGTAACAGTTGTCAGCTCCGCGCAGGCCTATAATGATAATAAATGGCACCTGGCAACTGCAACTTTGTCTGCCACTACAGGCATGATTTTATATATTGATGGTACACAGGTTGGTGCCAATGTTTCCGTTACCACCGGTGAGGATTATACCGGTTACTGGAAATTAGGTTTTGATAATCTGAATGGATGGACATCTCAACCATCCAGTTTTTATTTTAATGGTTCGCTGGACGATGTGTTGATATATAACAGAGCTCTGAACAGCACGGAAGTAGCCATATTATATACTTCGCCGGACGGGGCAGGAAACAATGGGCCTGCCTGTGTTGGTTCTCCTGTAAGCCTTAGCGCTACTACTTTAGGTGGTGCCACCTATTCCTGGTCAGGGCCGAATGGCTTTACCTCTTCTCAGCAGAACCCTTCTTTTACTTACTCCATTGCAGGAAGCGGCGTATATACTTTGACGGTAACAGCATCAGGATGTACGGCAATGGCTTATACCAATGTAGCTACTTCAGGCAGCTCAGGACAATGGACAGGGAATGTAAGTACGGATTGGGCAGATGCAGCAAACTGGTGCACAGGTACTGTACCCACCGCCGCAACAGATGTTATTATCGCAGCCGGCGCAACAAGGATGCCATCTGTTACCAGCAGTATTGCCTGTAACAATCTTACCGTCAATGCCGGCGCCACACTCACTATTTCTGCTGCCGGTACTTTAAATATTGCCGGGGCCCTGGCCAACAGCGGCACTTTCACCAATGGAGGAACGGTGAATTTCAATGGTACTTCCGGCCAGCAGACATTTTCGGGTGTTTCCTCATTCTATAACTTAACACTCAGCAATAGCGCCGGTCTCCTTTTACCAGGCCCCATTTCGGTGAGTAATCATTTGACTATTTCCAGCGGAACATTGTCTGCCAACGGTTTTAATTTCACCGTAGGGGGCAATTGGATAAACGATGCCGGAATCAGCGGACTTAGTGCAACAGGTACCCTCACTCTGAATGGAACAGCGGCACAGACAATTGGTGGAGCGTTTGCCACTACGTTTAATAATCTAACGATTGCCAATACTGCCGGAGTTACTTTGAATACCAATATCAGTATAAAGAATAACCTTTCCGTATCCAGCGGAATATTGGATCTGGGTGTATATACGGCCAACCGGCTTACCGAAGGCGGTGTGTTAACTGTCTCGAATAATGCCACCTTAAAAATAGGAGGAACTAATACCTACCCGGCTAATTATACTATTAATACATTGGTAGTGGCCAGTACTGTATCCTATGCGGGCACTAACCAAGCCATCGCAAATCAGAATTATGGTAACCTCACGCTGAGCAGTTCAGGCGGTGCAGCAGTTAAAACATTCCCCGCTACGGCATTGTCCATTATCGGTAACCTCACCAGCGTATTGGATGCAGGCACTTCCGTTACATTCACGGCTGCATCCAATGTATCCGTCAATGGGAATGTATCCATCGGCGCTTCCACCGTATTTAACGGAGGCAGCTATTCACACAGTATTGGCGGGGCCTGGCTGAACAACGGGACTTTTAACGGGAATACCAGCACCGTTACTTTTACAGGTGCAGGAAAAACAGTTGACGGATCAGGTGTGCAAAATTTTAATAACCTTACCGTTGCCGCATCAATGGTCACTTTTTCTGCGGGCACTATCACCTTATCAGGTAATCTTGCCACCACGGGAGCTGGTACTTTTAGCCAGGCTTCCGGTGGAACGATAGTGATGACGGGGGGCGGCTCAACTATTACCGGCGAAGGGATTTCCCCGGATAATCTAACCATTAGCGGAACCGTGAGTTCTTCAGCCAGCTTAACCATTACGGGTAACCTATCCATAAGTGGGAGTTTTACCGGAAATGCAGGAACTGTTATACTGAGCGGTGTTTCAAAAACCATTTCGGGAACAGGGGTTAAGAATTTCGGTTTATTGACTGTTCCCGGTTCAATTGTAACAGACACTGATTTTTCGATATCATCAGGTATTGTCATAAATGGAAGTTTATCCGCTACTGCAGGTACGGCTACATTTACCGGAACATCCACCTTCAGCGGAACAGCAAACCTTTACAATGCTACCGTTAATGGCACATCTCTGAAATTGTCCGCCAATTCCGTTTTAGGAATTGCTAATGTATTAAACATTACATCCGGTATTTTGGATGTCACATCATCTGCGAACAATACCGTAAATTTCAACGGTTCCGGAGCACAGTATATCAATGCTATTACTTATGAAAACCTTGTGCTTTCCAATGGGAACAGCAAAACGGCCGTTGGGAATATAACCGTGAATAAGGATATCACCATTGAAAGCGGCACTACATTTGTGCCGGGCGGGTTCACACATTCTATTTATAAGGATTGGATAAACAATGGAAGTTTTACAGCCGGTACCAGTACCATTCAATTCCTTGGCCCGGCATCATCCCATATACGGGGTAATACCACTTTTAATATACTCACGATAAATAATTCCACTTCCGCAATAGAAGCGATCCTGGAAAGTAATATAACTGCTGCTGTTGTTAATATGACCATGGGTAAGATCTTCACGGATACCCATACGCTCACTATTACAGATACGCGGAACGGCAGCGGCAGGATAAGGGGGAACATTCAACGTACACATAGTTTTACAACGGGTGTTCCATATGCTTTTGGTGGCCAGTATAATACCGTCACTTTTTCATCTGTATCCGGGGTGACCAGTATCACGGTTTCCATTACAGATACGCACATTGATGATTTTCCTTTTGGTAGCGCCATTAACCAGCAGTACACGGTGGTTGTTCCGTCAGGCACATATAATGCTACCCTTAGTCTTGATTATGAGGAAACACAGCTAAACGGTAATGATGAAGCCGCTATGGCCCTGTGGAGATATAATGGCGCTTCCTGGTCCTCTGTTGGCAAAACGGCTAACAGTACAACCTCCAATTATGTAGAACTCAGCGGAATAACAAATATCACAGGCCGCTGGACACTATCCGGGGCCGCCAACCTGATTCAATGGAATGGAAGCGTGAGCACTGACTGGAATAATGCTGCAAACTGGACAGCCCTGGAAGGAGCACCTTCCGCACCCCCCTCTGCTTCAGACATTGTGAATTTAGGAACAGCCTCCTTTAATTTCCAGCCGACTATCAGTACCGGCGCAAATGCCAAGAATATTCATTTTGGAAGCGCTCAGCAGGTAACATTGACAATTGCCACTGGCGGATCACTTACAGTTTCCGGAAACGTGGATGGTACCTGGAGTGCTCCGGTAGTGCATACCATCGATGTAAATGATGAAACCTTTACCGTGAACGGGGATTTAAATCTGAGCGATGGCGTGAATGATCACTCCATTGATCTTAATGTGGCTGCAGGAACTATCAGTGTCTTAGGTTCACTGACAGAGTCGGGAAATGCCGGTATAACTTGCAGTGGTACCGGAACACTAAGCATTTTTAAAGATTTCAATCACACAGGAGGAATATTTAGCCCCGGAAATGGAACAGTGCTCTACAACGGAAACGAGAATCAGGACGTTGCACATCTGACCTATAATCACCTGACCATAAATAAAGCGGGTGGGATCGCAGCTATCCGTGATTCCATGGATGTGCAGGGAAATGTTTTGATAATGGCCGGTAATTTGGATAATATGGATGTAGCAACAATAGCCGGAAATGTTACTATCTCCCCGGGAGCCTTGGTGCAAAATACCGGAACACTGCATATTGGCGGCAACTGGCTAAATAGCGGAACTTATTCCGGCCAGGGGTCCACTATCATTTTTGACGGTACCGGAACGCAAACCATTTCCGCTTCAACATTTAATAATCTGATCGTCAATAAACCGGTAGGCTCCATAGCGAGGCTAACGGATAGTATAATAATAAATGGGAACATCACGGTAACATCCGGCACGTTCGATATCCAGGTGTTTGCCTGTAACCGGAGTACACCAGGAGGAGCCGCCACGCTTGGCGGCGCAGGTACTATTATCATTGGTGCAGAGAATGCTCCCGGTAATTTTACAGATTATGTATTGGACGATTCAAGCACAGTGATCTTTGCAGGCATCGCCGCGCAGACATTGCTTTTACCAAATGTCAGTTTCGGGCATCTTATCATGCGCAATGGCGGTGTTAAAACATTGGCTTCGCCTGTTACCGTTAAAGGCAGTTTAACTATAGAGAGCGGAGCAGTTTTTGACGGCGGCGCAAATACCATTACATTATACGGGAACTGGGTAGACAATGGTACTTTTATCCCCTCTGCCAGTACCGTATTATGTAATGGTACTTCAAAGAACATACAAGGAAATACCACCTTTAACCAGCTAACGGTTTTTGGAAGTTATACGATCATTAATGATGTAACATTCAATGGCCTGCTGAATATTACAAGTACGGGATCGTTATCCGGCGGGCCCACCATACATACCGTATTACATGGAGACCTGATCAACAGTGGCACATTATACACCCTGGGAACCACTACTTATTCAGGAAACACTGTGCAAACACTCAGCCTGATCAATGCCGTCAGCACAGTCGCATTGCGGGTGAATTTTAATGGCACTGTTCCTCCGGTGCTTAATTCCACTTCCCCGCCTCAATTCGGTTATCTTAATATAAATAACACAGGGGGGATCAACCCGAGTGTTAACTGGGTTGTGCTGTATTCACTGGTAGTAGGTCCCGGCGCTTCATTTAATGGAGGCGTTACTACACACAGCATGCTGGGCGCGGTTACGAACAATGGGAAAATTACCAGCACCGGCACATTGAATTTTATCCCGGGTACGGCAGCCACGGTTAATCTTGGAAACGATTTTTCAAGCACCGGAACAGTGGTTTTTGGGGGAGCCGGCGCAATGACCCTTGCAGGGGTACCTGATTCATTTCATAATGTTATTATTTCGAATACAAATCCCGCTGGTATAACTCCTTCGTCTGCCTGGAAGATGAAAAATAATCTAACCGTCAACACCGGCGCTATTTTGAATGCCGGCAATTATGTGCATACCCTGGGCGGCAATTTAACCGCCCCGGGAGTTATTAACAGCGGAACTTCCGGTTTTACACTGAATGGAACAGGCTTACAGGAAATTAATACGATATCTGCCTTTAATGATCTTACCATCAACAAAACAGCCGGATCAACTATCCAGCTTTCTAATGTAACAGTGAATGGTGTTTTGAATTTTGTTGCAGGGAATATCGCGACAAATAACAATCTTCTCATTCAGCCTGCTTCCGGAACAATTACCAATGCAGGCCAGAATTCCGGATGGGTATTTGGCCGCCTGCGGAAACATATCGGCACCGGGGCTACTGAAGCCACATTTGCAGTGGGCGATTCATTGAATTATACGCCTGTTTCTGTAGTGTTTTCAAGTGTTACCACCGCGGGTGATCTTACCGTATCCACTACATCAGGTGATCACCCTGCTATTGATAATTCTACCATCAATGCTGCCAAAAGTGTGAACAGGTTCTGGACCTTGTCAAATAGCGGGATCGTGTTCACGAGCTATAATGTCACTTTTAATTATGTTGAAGGAGACCGGGATGCGGGTGTAACCACAAATGCATTGATCGCAGGCAGGTATAACGATGGTTCCTGGACGTATCCTGAAATTGGCCTTGTTACACCTACAAGTACAGAGGCTGTTGGGCTTGCTGCATTCTTCGATTTCCAGATCGGCCAGTTGAATAATTATGTGAAAACCTGGGATGGCGGCGCAGGAACAAATAACTGGGGAGATGCTGCGAACTGGAATATTGATGGCGTGCCTACTGCTACAGATAATGTGGAACTCACTGGCGCATATACAATAAATATCAACGTAGCGGCCACCACCAACAACCTGCTGCTGAATAACGCCAATCTTGTACTAACCACCACCCCGGGTAATTCACTTACGGTATCCGGCAACTTTACGTTGACAGATGGTACGTTTAATACTGCGGCAGCCTTCCCTGCTATTTCCGGAACAATTGATCTGTCGGGAGGTACAGTAGGTTTTACCGGTAGCGGCACGCAAACAATTCCTGCACACAATTACAACAATCTAACCAGTACTTCAACAGGAGGGCGAGTTTTGACGGCCAGTGGTTCCATTGGTATTGCAGGCGCTTTTACGCCAGGCAGCAATAGTTATACGACCACAGGCAGTACGATTGATTTTAATGGAAATGGCATGCAAACAGTGGCTGTTTTTAATTATCAGAACCTTGTTCTGAGTAATGCCGGAGAAAAGTTTATGAGCGTTGGCTCAACAGGTATTGCAGGAACGTTATCCATAACAGGAGCTGCCACTATAAACGCAACAGCTAATTCTTCCACCATCAGTTATAACGGTTCTGCTGATCAGTCCGTTTTAAACATACCCTATTATAACCTCAATGCGGCAAACACAGGGGGAGTGGTTAAACTCCTTGATGCAACCATCAATAATGATCTGAGCATTACAGCCGGAACAGTCAGCCTCGGAGATAATGCAGTACCCAAAACAATAACTGTAGGCAGGAATATAACAGTTGCCGGCGGGGCTATGCTTAACGTAGCCAGTACCTCAGATGCTACACATTTATTAACGGTGGGCGGCGATGTGCTGAACAACGGCACACTTAATCTCCGGTCGGATGCCAATAGCTTATGTAATGTAACATTTAATAAGAACGGAAATCAGTCAGTTTCCGGGGCCGGAGCTATCACAAGTTTCAACCTTGTCAACATTAACCTTGGCGATAATAATGTCAATTACCTGGATGTTGCAGCCACTAACTTTTCTGCGCCATCCGGCTTCCTTACCCTTAACAACGGATCCTTTAATCTGAACAGTGATGGTGTGAGCATCACGCCATTTAATACGGACATTACTACAGGCAGTTTCTTAATACCTGCCACTGCTGGTTTATGGGTAAATGCCGGAACAATTAACGCCGCCAATATGAACTGGACGATAGCCGGCCTGGTAAAGGTTACGGGTGGAATAATGAATATAGGCAGCGTGGCGGACAATGTGGCGATACCAAAGAGCACAGCCATCTTCAATCTTTCAGGCGGCGTGCTCAACCTTGCTTCCCGGATCAGTAATCCCGGCGCAACATGGTCCATGCTGATGAAAGGAGGAACGCTGAACGTTAATACTCTTGGAAGTACAACTGCAGGGATTGCACCCTTTAATATGGATGCGGCAGGCTGCATATTTGATGTGTCCGGAGGTACCATCAGCATTCAGCGGGCCGGTGGCAGTACAGGTCAGCACCTGGCATATAATAACCTGTCGGCCGCCGGGCCTGGCTTTACAGATGGTACGCTGCAAATAGGGAATGCTTCCACTCCTTCTGGCCAGACCATGATCATTACTTCAACAAACCCCGTGTATAATCTGCAGGTAAACAGTTCCAATGTTACAGCACTGCTTCAGGGAACAGATCTCGCAGTAAGTAATGATGTAATGGTTACTGCCGGAACGTTAGACATAAACGGCCAGACCTTACAGATCGGTGGCGATATCAGCAACAATGGAACGTTTGTTGCGAATGATGGGAGGATTGTGATGAATGGGCAGGAAGCACAAACAATTCCCGCAGCTGCGTTCACAGGAAATGAAATAGAAGATCTTACTATTAATAATATTGAAGGTGTAACCCTGGCAGGCCCACTGCAACTCACCGGAATATTACTGGCCTCCAACGGTCAGTTGCATGCCGGCGGAAACCTTACGCTCGTTTCAACCGCTGCGCAAACAGCATTGATAGATGGCCGCGGAGCAGGGGATGTGCTGGGTAATGTTACCATGCAGCGTTATCTTGCTTCCGGTTTCGGTTATAAATATTTTAGTTCCCCATTCCAGGCCGCAACCGTCAGTGAATTTTCAGACGACCTTGATCTGGGCGCTTCTTTCCCCACTTTTTACAGGTATGATGAAAACCTGGTTTCTTCCGGATGGGTTAATTATGTGAATGCTTCCGGCGTACTGAATCCTGGTGAAGGATATGCGGCCAACTTTGGTACATCTTCCTCTCCCAAAACGGTGGATGTGACCGGCGTGGTCAACAACAATACTATCAGCACCACATTGTACAATCACAACAGGATCTATACGCTGGGCTTTAATCTGGTAGGCAATCCATATCCTTCACCGATCGACTGGAATGCTTCCAGCGGATGGAGCCGTCCAGGTATTGATGATGCGGTTTATTATTTTGATAACGGTACTACGGATCAATATACCGGAACATACAGCTCTTACATAAACGGTATTTCCAGCAATGGAATAGCAGGTAATGTGATTGCTGCCATGCAGGGATTTTTTGTGCATGTTTCCGATGGTGCCTTCCCGGTACAGGCTACTTTATCCATTAATAATAACGCACGTATTAATAACCTCCTGCCTGACTTTCACCGGCCTATGCCATTGACCGCTCCGCTCTTGCGGATAAGCGCGGGATTTGCTGATGAAGGAAATGCCGTGGACCATGCCGTTGTTTATTTTGACGCTGATGCCAAACCGGTATTTGACCAGGAAATGGATGCGCTCAAATTGATGAACACAGATGTACGGGTGCCCAGCTTATACATGCGTGGAACTGATACGGCAAAACTTTCTATCAGTGCCTGGCCAAACGTGCAGGACAGCACTATTATTCCACTTGGGCTGAAAATAGAACGTACGGGATGGATCACCTTTAATACCGTTACGATGGAAAGAATTCCCGCAGGGCAGTATGTTTACCTGTATGATGTAAAAACAGGCATTAAGCAGGACCTGCAGAAAATACCAAAATACCGCCTGATGTTAGAGGCTGGTAAATATGAGAACAGGTTCTTCCTGGTTTTCCGGACGAAGGAAGATGTGCCACCAGCCACCCCTGTTACAGGAACATTCAATACCTATACAATGGGAGGGAACCTGTATGCGGATATCAGCGATATGCAGGATGAAAAATGTGATGTTGTGATCACTAATATGCTGGGGCAGATCATCCTTCGAAAGCGAATTTTTGGCAATGGCCGTCACAACCTGGGATCACAATTCACCAACGGGATATTTATCGTGAGCTTTTATACAAAGCAACAAATGGTTTCTAAAAAAGTATTTATCAGCCATTAA